The proteins below are encoded in one region of Lagenorhynchus albirostris chromosome 7, mLagAlb1.1, whole genome shotgun sequence:
- the GRIN1 gene encoding glutamate receptor ionotropic, NMDA 1 isoform X3 — protein sequence MSTMRLLTLALLFSCSFARAACDPKIVNIGAVLSTRKHEQMFREAVNQANKRHGSWKIQLNATSVTHKPNAIQMALSVCEDLISSQVYAILVSHPPTPNDHFTPTPVSYTAGFYRIPVLGLTTRMSIYSDKSIHLSFLRTVPPYSHQSSVWFEMMRVYSWNHIILLVSDDHEGRAAQKRLETLLEERESKAEKVLQFDPGTKNVTALLMEARELEARVIVLSASEDDAATVYRAAAMLNMTGSGYVWLVGEREISGNALRYAPDGIIGLQLINGKNESAHISDAVGVVAQAVHELLEKENITDPPRGCVGNTNIWKTGPLFKRVLMSSKYADGVTGRVEFNEDGDRKFANYSIMNLQNRKLVQVGIYNGTHVIPNDRKIIWPGGETEKPRGYQMSTRLKIVTIHQEPFVYVKPTLSDGTCKEEFTVNGDPVKKVICTGPNDTSPGSPRHTVPQCCYGFCIDLLIKLARTMNFTYEVHLVADGKFGTQERVNNSNKKEWNGMMGELLSGQADMIVAPLTINNERAQYIEFSKPFKYQGLTILVKKEIPRSTLDSFMQPFQSTLWLLVGLSVHVVAVMLYLLDRFSPFGRFKVNSEEEEEDALTLSSAMWFSWGVLLNSGIGEGAPRSFSARILGMVWAGFAMIIVASYTANLAAFLVLDRPEERITGINDPRLRNPSDKFIYATVKQSSVDIYFRRQVELSTMYRHMEKHNYESAAEAIQAVRDNKLHAFIWDSAVLEFEASQKCDLVTTGELFFRSGFGIGMRKDSPWKQNVSLSILKSHENGFMEDLDKTWVRYQECDSRSNAPATLTFENMAGVFMLVAGGIVAGIFLIFIEIAYKRHKDARRKQMQLAFAAVNVWRKNLQSTGGGRGALQNQKDTVLPRRAIEREEGQLQMCARHRES from the exons ATGAGCACCATGCGCCTGCTGACACTCGCCCTGCTTTTCTCCTGCTCCTTCGCCCGTGCCGCCTGCGACCCCAAGATCGTCAACATCGGCGCGGTACTGAGCACGCGGAAGCACGAGCAGATGTTCCGCGAGGCTGTGAACCAGGCCAACAAGCGGCACGGCTCCTGGAAGATCCAGCTCAACGCCACCTCCGTCACCCACAAGCCCAACGCCATCCAGATGGCCTTGTCGGTGTGCGAAGACCTCATCTCCAGCCAG GTCTACGCCATCCTAGTTAGCCACCCACCTACCCCCAACGACCACTTCACTCCCACCCCCGTCTCCTACACAGCCGGCTTCTACCGCATCCCCGTCCTGGGGCTGACCACCCGCATGTCCATCTACTCAGACAAG AGCATCCACCTTAGCTTCCTGCGCACCGTGCCGCCCTACTCCCACCAGTCGAGCGTCTGGTTCGAGATGATGCGCGTCTACAGCTGGAACCACATCATCCTCCTGGTCAGCGACGACCACGAGGGCCGGGCGGCGCAGAAGCGCCTGGAGACCCTGCTGGAGGAGCGCGAGTCCAAG GCTGAGAAGGTGCTGCAGTTCGACCCGGGGACCAAGAACGTGACGGCCCTGCTGATGGAGGCGCGGGAGCTGGAGGCTCGGGTCATCGTCCTCTCCGCCAG CGAGGACGACGCTGCCACCGTGTACCGCGCAGCCGCGATGCTGAACATGACCGGCTCGGGGTACGTGTGGCTGGTGGGGGAGCGCGAGATCTCGGGGAACGCCCTGCGCTACGCCCCGGACG GCATCATCGGGCTGCAGCTCATCAACGGCAAGAACGAGTCGGCCCACATCAGCGATGCCGTGGGGGTGGTGGCCCAGGCCGTGCACGAGCTTCTCGAGAAGGAGAACATCACCGATCCGCCGCGGGGCTGCGTGGGCAACACCAACATCTGGAAGACCGGGCCGCTCTTCAAGAG AGTGCTCATGTCTTCCAAGTACGCAGACGGCGTGACCGGCCGCGTGGAATTCAACGAGGATGGGGACCGGAAGTTTGCCAACTACAGCATCATGAACCTGCAGAACCGCAAGCTGGTACAAGTGGGCATCTACAACGGCACCCAT GTTATTCCCAACGACAGGAAAATCATCTGGCCAGGCGGAGAGACAGAGAAGCCCCGAGGTTACCAGATGTCCACCAGGCTGAAG atCGTGACGATCCACCAGGAGCCCTTCGTGTATGTCAAGCCCACGCTGAGCGACGGCACGTGCAAGGAGGAGTTCACCGTGAACGGGGATCCGGTGAAGAAGGTGATCTGCACCGGGCCCAACGACACGTCGCCGGGCAGCC CACGCCACACCGTGCCTCAGTGCTGCTACGGCTTCTGCATCGACCTACTCATCAAACTGGCGCGGACCATGAACTTCACTTATGAGGTGCACCTAGTGGCGGACGGCAAGTTCGGCACGCAGGAGCGG GTGAACAACAGCAATAAGAAGGAGTGGAACGGGATGATGGGCGAGTTGCTCAGCGGGCAGGCAGACATGATCGTGGCGCCGCTGACCATCAACAACGAGCGCGCACAGTACATCGAGTTCTCCAAGCCCTTCAAGTACCAGGGCCTGACCATTCTGGTCAAGAAG GAGATCCCCCGGAGCACGCTGGACTCGTTCATGCAGCCCTTCCAGAGTACGCTCTGGCTGCTGGTGGGGCTGTCAGTGCATGTGGTGGCCGTGATGCTGTACCTGCTGGACCGCTTCAG CCCCTTTGGCCGGTTCAAAGTGAAcagcgaggaggaggaggaggatgcgCTGACCCTGTCCTCGGCCATGTGGTTCTCCTGGGGCGTCCTGCTCAACTCGGGCATCGGGGAAG GCGCCCCCAGAAGCTTCTCGGCGCGCATCCTGGGCATGGTGTGGGCCGGCTTCGCCATGATCATCGTGGCCTCCTACACTGCCAACCTGGCGGCCTTCCTGGTGCTGGACCGGCCCGAGGAGCGCATCACCGGCATCAACGATCCCCGG CTGAGGAATCCTTCGGACAAGTTCATCTACGCGACGGTGAAGCAGAGCTCCGTGGACATCTACTTCCGGCGGCAGGTGGAGCTGAGCACCATGTACCGGCACATGGAGAAGCACAACTACGAGAGCGCGGCCGAGGCCATCCAGGCCGTGCGGGACAa cAAGCTGCATGCCTTCATCTGGGACTCGGCGGTGCTGGAGTTCGAGGCCTCGCAGAAGTGCGACCTGGTGACCACCGGCGAGCTGTTCTTCCGCTCAGGCTTTGGCATCGGCATGCGCAAAGACAGTCCTTGGAAGCAGAACGTCTCCCTGTCCATCCTCAA GTCCCACGAGAACGGCTTCATGGAAGACCTGGACAAGACGTGGGTGCGGTACCAGGAGTGTGATTCGCGTAGCAACGCCCCTGCTACCCTCACGTTCGAGAACATGGCAG GGGTCTTCATGCTGGTGGCCGGGGGCATCGTGGCCGGGATCTTCCTGATCTTCATCGAGATCGCCTACAAGCGGCACAAGGATGCTCGCCGGAAGCAGATGCAGCTGGCCTTTGCAGCAGTGAACGTGTGGAGAAAGAACCTGCAG AGCACCGGGGGTGGACGCGGCGCTTTGCAAAACCAAAAAGACACAGTGCTGCCGCGACGCGCTATTGAGAGGGAGGAGGGCCAGCTGCAGATGTGTGCCCGTCATAGGGAGAGCTGA